One region of Gossypium raimondii isolate GPD5lz chromosome 6, ASM2569854v1, whole genome shotgun sequence genomic DNA includes:
- the LOC105772404 gene encoding NDR1/HIN1-like protein 26 — protein sequence MARSDRLPIRYTLQDYPNQPTPQAQAQAQAQPQPIKRHHTARYYAHRVRESFTNRVIKILCTIFLSLLLFVGIVLFILWLSLRPHRPRFHIVDFIVPGLSQPSGFENAQITFNVTDRNSNPHIGIYYDSMVGSVFYKDQQIGSAPLMDPFYQEPKTTTIVYSTFGAATLTVNSNRWKEFMDARQQGTVIFRLEITSVIRFKVTTWDTKHHKLHVNCDVAVGPDGTILPTWRNKKCPVYFS from the coding sequence atggcCCGTTCCGACAGGTTGCCGATCCGGTACACCCTACAAGACTACCCGAACCAACCAACCCCGCAAGCGCAAGCGCAAGCGCAAGCGCAACCTCAACCCATCAAACGCCACCACACTGCCCGTTATTACGCACACCGTGTTCGCGAAAGCTTTACCAATCGAGTCATCAAGATTTTATGTACCATATTCTTGtctcttcttttatttgttgGCATTGTGTTGTTCATTTTATGGCTTAGTTTACGTCCTCATCGTCCTAGGTTTcatattgttgatttcattgTTCCTGGTCTGTCTCAACCTTCGGGGTTCGAGAACGCTCAAATAACGTTTAACGTGACAGACAGGAACTCTAATCCACACATTGGAATCTACTACGATTCCATGGTCGGGTCAGTTTTTTATAAGGATCAACAAATCGGGTCGGCTCCGTTAATGGACCCTTTTTACCAAGAACCGAAGACGACTACGATCGTGTACAGTACGTTTGGTGCGGCGACGTTGACGGTGAATAGTAACCGTTGGAAGGAGTTTATGGATGCTAGGCAACAAGGGACGGTGATTTTCCGATTGGAGATAACGTCGGTGATTAGATTTAAGGTTACTACGTGGGATACTAAACATCATAAGCTGCATGTTAATTGCGATGTTGCTGTTGGACCCGATGGAACGATCTTGCCGACTTGGAGAAACAAGAAATGTCCTGTCTATTTCAGTTGA